The following proteins are encoded in a genomic region of Sorangiineae bacterium MSr12523:
- a CDS encoding 1-acyl-sn-glycerol-3-phosphate acyltransferase, protein MKLNFVRKPIRVAGFGLITATYLPLYVARDAMLVGVGKSEHKDLRDRWTGRWSRALLKLFSVHPNIVGDVPTRQGGYLVVANHRSTIDIALMLSTFGGCVVSRADLSRWPIIGTAARKVGTLFVERTNKQSGARVIRAMAARLTEGDIVSVFPEGTTFPDDDVRPFLRGGFVAAIRAGVPVLPVGIAYEAGSEAAFVGESFGAHLERMSGAPPTRVTVCIGKPLPTDDGGAATLPARAHEAVQALVKKARTLV, encoded by the coding sequence ATGAAACTGAACTTCGTACGAAAACCGATTCGCGTGGCCGGTTTTGGTCTCATCACGGCGACGTACCTTCCCCTTTACGTGGCCCGCGACGCGATGCTCGTCGGCGTGGGCAAGAGCGAGCACAAAGATCTGCGCGACCGCTGGACGGGGCGCTGGTCGCGGGCCTTGTTGAAGCTCTTTTCCGTCCACCCGAACATCGTGGGGGACGTGCCCACCCGTCAGGGCGGTTACCTCGTCGTGGCCAACCACCGCTCCACCATCGACATCGCGCTCATGCTGTCGACCTTCGGCGGCTGCGTGGTCTCGCGGGCCGATCTTTCGCGGTGGCCCATCATCGGCACCGCCGCCCGCAAGGTGGGCACCTTGTTCGTGGAGCGCACGAACAAGCAAAGCGGTGCGCGCGTGATCCGCGCCATGGCCGCGCGCCTGACCGAGGGGGACATCGTCTCCGTGTTTCCCGAGGGAACCACGTTTCCGGACGATGACGTGCGTCCGTTCTTGCGGGGAGGCTTCGTCGCGGCCATCCGCGCGGGCGTGCCCGTGTTGCCCGTGGGCATCGCCTACGAAGCGGGCTCGGAGGCTGCGTTCGTGGGCGAGAGCTTCGGGGCCCACCTCGAGAGGATGTCCGGCGCACCGCCCACACGCGTCACCGTGTGCATCGGGAAGCCTCTTCCCACCGACGACGGGGGCGCGGCCACCCTCCCCGCCCGCGCCC
- a CDS encoding phospholipase D-like domain-containing protein, giving the protein MSPPPSFESDAEPEEEEAGPHAPTEADQPWFHVGADRVRLLRDGAQTFPVMLEAIRQAQNEVLLEMYWIGADSCGERFRDALVSRARAGVKVKVIYDAVGSLGITESWWQPLRSAGGEVHEYHSLFPLAQSFQLDRVEQRDHRKLLVADDTVAFTGGINLSDPWLPLEQGGEGWRDDAVAVEGPCVEEFRSLFYETWRRITRTLRPRDVPPFPRRRSRPVWVLANNWRRRRSIRREYVVRIANARQSVDIANSYFVPDGGVRRAMFRAASRGVRIRVLVPARGDVPIVQFAVEAMFEQLLRHGVEVYALPGPILHSKVAIVDESFATIGSYNLDERSWRKNLEVNLAVEDAAFARHVRHWYEHDLARALPIDLATWRQRGTLRRGMEWVAFAMRKLW; this is encoded by the coding sequence GTGAGCCCCCCGCCTTCGTTCGAGTCCGACGCCGAGCCTGAAGAAGAAGAAGCCGGCCCGCATGCCCCCACGGAGGCCGACCAACCCTGGTTCCACGTGGGTGCCGACCGCGTGCGGCTCCTCCGCGACGGCGCGCAGACGTTTCCCGTGATGCTGGAGGCCATCCGCCAGGCGCAGAACGAAGTGCTTCTCGAGATGTACTGGATCGGCGCCGATTCCTGCGGCGAGCGTTTCCGCGATGCGTTGGTGAGCCGCGCCCGCGCCGGGGTCAAGGTCAAGGTCATCTACGACGCCGTCGGAAGCCTGGGCATCACCGAGTCCTGGTGGCAACCGTTGCGCAGCGCCGGCGGTGAGGTCCACGAATACCATTCGCTCTTTCCACTGGCGCAAAGCTTTCAGCTCGACCGGGTCGAGCAACGCGATCATCGCAAGCTCCTCGTCGCCGACGACACCGTGGCCTTCACCGGCGGCATCAACCTGAGCGATCCCTGGCTTCCCCTCGAGCAGGGCGGCGAAGGCTGGCGCGATGACGCCGTCGCCGTCGAGGGCCCATGTGTCGAAGAGTTTCGCTCGCTTTTTTACGAGACCTGGCGCCGCATCACCCGCACCCTGCGCCCCCGCGACGTTCCGCCCTTTCCGCGACGCCGGTCGCGCCCCGTCTGGGTGCTCGCCAACAATTGGCGGCGCCGGCGCAGCATCCGTCGCGAGTACGTCGTGCGCATCGCCAACGCGCGCCAATCGGTGGATATCGCCAATTCGTACTTCGTGCCCGACGGCGGCGTGCGCCGCGCCATGTTCCGCGCGGCCTCGCGCGGTGTGCGCATTCGCGTGCTGGTGCCCGCGCGCGGCGACGTACCCATCGTGCAGTTCGCCGTCGAGGCGATGTTCGAGCAACTGCTGCGGCACGGCGTCGAGGTGTACGCGCTACCCGGCCCCATCCTGCATTCCAAAGTTGCCATCGTGGACGAGAGCTTCGCCACGATTGGCAGCTACAACCTCGACGAACGCTCTTGGCGCAAGAACCTCGAGGTCAACCTGGCCGTGGAGGACGCCGCCTTCGCGCGGCACGTTCGCCATTGGTACGAACACGATCTCGCTCGGGCGCTTCCCATCGACCTGGCCACGTGGCGCCAGCGCGGTACGCTGCGTCGGGGCATGGAGTGGGTGGCATTCGCGATGCGGAAACTCTGGTGA
- a CDS encoding sigma-70 family RNA polymerase sigma factor produces MACGKQDRELVDAMLRNEAQAWTEFQSRYDRLIHRCITKVTRRFPSMVSGDDVFEIQAQLFLSLLANEMHKLRTFDPERGNRFSSWLGLLAIHCAYDHLRSLRREPNKASLAEATDLACQLPDPFECVAERQRAAMAAEMLDGFSEKDRAFATLYFDEELEPNEIAARMNISVKTVYSKKHKIQSRLESALSTAVEHAA; encoded by the coding sequence ATGGCGTGCGGCAAACAGGACCGCGAGCTGGTCGACGCGATGCTGCGCAACGAGGCGCAGGCGTGGACCGAGTTTCAGAGCCGTTACGATCGTTTGATTCACCGCTGCATCACCAAGGTCACCCGCCGCTTCCCCTCGATGGTGTCGGGCGACGATGTGTTCGAGATTCAGGCCCAGCTTTTCTTATCCCTTCTTGCGAACGAGATGCACAAGCTTCGGACGTTCGACCCGGAGCGCGGCAATCGCTTTTCGAGCTGGCTTGGCTTGCTTGCCATTCACTGTGCTTACGATCACTTGCGCAGCCTGCGCCGGGAGCCGAACAAGGCATCGCTGGCCGAGGCCACGGACTTGGCCTGTCAGCTCCCCGATCCCTTCGAGTGCGTCGCCGAGCGGCAGCGCGCCGCGATGGCCGCCGAAATGCTCGATGGCTTCAGCGAAAAGGACCGCGCATTCGCCACGCTGTACTTCGACGAGGAGCTCGAGCCGAACGAGATTGCCGCGCGCATGAACATCAGCGTCAAAACCGTTTACTCGAAGAAGCATAAAATTCAGTCCCGCCTCGAATCGGCTCTTTCCACGGCGGTCGAACACGCCGCTTGA
- a CDS encoding septal ring lytic transglycosylase RlpA family protein, which yields MPPPPLLAQVAYLFALATSLGSISGCGGGHGSERAFNAPGTTQIETASNDYSFIDRSRQQPGKPDEVGIASWYGKKFQGKKTASGERYDARAMTAAHRKLPFGTWVEVRRVDTGSTVRVRITDRGPFDDSHKIIDLSRAAAEKIGLVQIGATRVELRIVRGPE from the coding sequence ATGCCTCCGCCCCCTTTGCTCGCCCAGGTCGCTTACCTCTTTGCGCTTGCGACTTCCCTCGGTTCCATCTCCGGTTGCGGCGGTGGCCACGGCTCCGAGCGCGCCTTCAACGCGCCGGGCACCACGCAAATCGAGACCGCGAGCAACGATTACTCGTTCATCGATCGCAGCCGGCAGCAGCCCGGCAAGCCGGACGAAGTGGGAATCGCGAGCTGGTACGGCAAAAAGTTCCAAGGCAAGAAGACCGCGAGCGGCGAGCGGTACGATGCGCGGGCCATGACGGCGGCGCATCGCAAGCTGCCCTTCGGCACATGGGTCGAGGTGCGCCGCGTCGATACGGGATCGACCGTCCGCGTGCGCATCACCGATCGGGGCCCCTTCGACGACTCGCACAAGATCATCGACCTATCGCGCGCTGCGGCGGAGAAAATCGGGTTGGTCCAAATTGGAGCGACCCGCGTCGAACTGCGCATCGTGCGCGGGCCGGAATAG
- a CDS encoding gamma carbonic anhydrase family protein gives MPLYEYDGTRPILREGAYVSPQATVIGDVQLETQASVWFGAVLRGDVGSIRIGARTNVQDNAVIHVTGGQNNTVVGGDVTIGHLALLHGCTIGNRVLVGMGSIVLDNATIGDDCFIAAGSLVTPGTVIPARSFVLGRPAKVVREVTENDLLWISASAQHYVEYARRFGTSLKLVEG, from the coding sequence ATGCCCCTCTACGAATACGACGGGACGCGCCCCATCCTCCGGGAAGGCGCGTACGTCAGCCCCCAAGCTACGGTCATCGGCGACGTCCAACTCGAGACGCAGGCCAGCGTGTGGTTTGGAGCCGTTTTGCGCGGCGACGTGGGCTCGATCCGCATCGGCGCGCGCACCAATGTGCAGGACAACGCGGTGATCCACGTGACGGGAGGTCAGAACAACACCGTCGTCGGCGGCGATGTCACCATCGGCCATTTGGCTCTGCTGCACGGTTGCACCATCGGCAACCGGGTGCTGGTGGGCATGGGAAGCATCGTGCTCGATAACGCGACGATCGGGGACGATTGCTTCATTGCGGCAGGCTCCCTCGTGACACCGGGCACGGTCATCCCAGCGCGCTCCTTCGTCCTGGGGCGACCGGCGAAGGTCGTGCGGGAGGTAACCGAGAACGATCTGCTCTGGATCTCGGCCTCGGCGCAGCATTACGTGGAGTACGCGCGACGGTTCGGGACGAGCCTCAAGCTGGTCGAAGGGTAG
- the miaB gene encoding tRNA (N6-isopentenyl adenosine(37)-C2)-methylthiotransferase MiaB, translating to MMARRYCLKTFGCQMNVHDSERMEESLQAFGWEPGPLEEADLVIFNTCSVRDKAEQKVRSEVGKLLPLKREKPHVVLCVAGCVAQQEGEKLLSRIRHLDLVIGPDNLHELPALVEAQFAGSPPTARTIFDIDAPQFLAAVPHGRETPVSSYVTTMKGCDERCSFCIVPYTRGPERYRPARQIVEEIARLVDAGTREVILLGQTVDSFRDPELPPPESDDPDESQFPWLLRMIAAEVPGLLRLRYTSPHPRHATESLARAHAELDVLAHHVHLPVQSGSDRILKRMIRRYKRAEYIERAERLRRARTDMTLSTDIIVGFPGETDEDFESTLTLVREVGFVAAFAFKFSPRPNTPALKLIDDVPEELKKERLARLFEVVEAQGQAHLAKLAGTRAKVLVEGESKSDKQANGLLLQGRTERNEIVHLEGGSPAWIGHTIPVEIVRANKHSLSGRPEDGALAALGLPASSSGESQQPARATVVRQVRSLPLISQ from the coding sequence ATGATGGCTCGTCGCTATTGCCTCAAGACGTTCGGCTGCCAGATGAACGTCCACGATTCGGAGCGGATGGAGGAATCCCTTCAGGCCTTCGGCTGGGAGCCGGGCCCGCTCGAAGAGGCGGATCTGGTCATTTTCAACACGTGCAGTGTGCGCGACAAGGCCGAACAGAAGGTCCGTAGTGAGGTGGGCAAGCTCTTGCCGCTCAAGCGGGAAAAGCCCCATGTCGTGCTTTGCGTGGCCGGCTGCGTGGCCCAGCAGGAGGGCGAGAAGCTTCTTTCGCGCATCCGCCACCTGGATTTGGTCATCGGCCCGGACAACCTGCACGAGCTTCCGGCCTTGGTGGAGGCGCAATTCGCGGGCTCGCCGCCCACCGCGCGCACCATCTTCGACATCGATGCGCCGCAGTTTTTAGCTGCCGTTCCACACGGACGCGAGACTCCGGTCAGCAGCTACGTCACCACGATGAAGGGCTGCGACGAGCGCTGCTCGTTCTGCATCGTGCCCTACACGCGTGGGCCGGAGCGCTACCGCCCTGCGCGCCAGATCGTCGAGGAGATTGCCCGGTTGGTCGATGCGGGCACCCGGGAAGTCATCCTTCTCGGTCAGACCGTGGACAGCTTTCGCGATCCCGAGCTGCCGCCGCCCGAGAGCGACGATCCGGACGAGTCGCAGTTCCCGTGGCTCTTGCGGATGATTGCGGCCGAGGTGCCGGGGCTTCTTCGCTTGCGCTACACGAGCCCTCACCCGCGGCACGCGACCGAGTCGTTGGCCCGCGCGCACGCGGAGCTGGATGTGCTCGCCCACCACGTGCACTTGCCCGTGCAATCGGGAAGCGACCGCATCTTGAAGCGGATGATCCGCCGCTACAAGCGTGCAGAATACATCGAGCGAGCGGAGCGGCTTCGTCGCGCTCGGACGGACATGACCTTGTCGACGGACATCATCGTCGGCTTCCCGGGCGAGACGGACGAGGACTTCGAGAGCACCCTCACGTTGGTGCGCGAGGTGGGATTCGTGGCCGCCTTCGCGTTCAAGTTTTCACCGCGTCCGAACACGCCTGCGCTGAAGCTCATCGATGACGTGCCCGAAGAGCTGAAGAAAGAGCGACTTGCTCGGCTGTTCGAGGTGGTCGAAGCCCAAGGGCAAGCGCACCTGGCGAAGCTCGCGGGAACGCGAGCGAAGGTTCTCGTCGAAGGAGAGAGCAAGAGCGACAAGCAAGCGAATGGCTTGCTCCTGCAAGGACGAACCGAGCGCAACGAAATCGTGCACCTCGAAGGCGGTTCGCCGGCGTGGATTGGACACACCATTCCCGTGGAGATCGTGCGTGCGAACAAGCATTCGCTCTCGGGTCGCCCGGAAGATGGTGCGCTGGCCGCACTCGGTCTTCCTGCTTCATCCTCCGGCGAATCCCAGCAACCCGCACGCGCGACCGTCGTGCGGCAAGTGCGGTCGCTGCCCCTTATTTCGCAGTAA